The Cryptomeria japonica chromosome 2, Sugi_1.0, whole genome shotgun sequence region aagCTGATTGGCCTGAagtctttagtggaaacaacattGTCATTCTTGGGAGCCATTGGTTATGCTAATATTTGACATTCATTTATATTGTATTAATTAATTTCAGGATGTTGGCTAAATTTGGGGGAGATTTTTCTCAACCGGGAGATCATTGAACATCAAAACTAGGTTCTCACTAGTAAATTATGGAATTTCGTTCCTAATATTTTAAAGTTATCCTCTTGGATTAACTCCACTTGGATGATAGTTCTGCAAGTATTCTATATAGACAAAGGGAAATGgattctttattattattttttctccccCAAATTTAGCCAACATCCTGAAATTAATTTATGCTAATGAATGTTTCCTGAAATTAATTAATACAATATAAATGAACATAACTTAATAATGGTACAAGATATTACACCTACTACAATAGTTATGACAAATCATTATTcaatcattatttatttttatttttttgtcaagCTTAGATGTGGAAAAAAATAATCGTATGATACCCTAAATTTGAAAACTCATAAAGCGTCAAATCTAAAAGCCAATCAcaattgaaaaataataattttaaacaaAGACATGAACAATTCTTTGAAGAATTCGGAAAAAACAGGTCGGAAATCTCTTCCACTTAAATGCAGTTCGACCGAACAGAGAAGAAATGAAAGATAATAAATATGTTCTAAGAAAATGGCGAAAGTTtgtatttaaatgtttaaatgaaaATGATGGACAACAATCTTCGATTAAAAAACACAGAGAAATCTTTTACAAATATATATTGAGAGGACTGAAATCAGCTGTGTCAGCCCACCAACACCCTGATCGGTTTTATTATTAAAAACTCTACATGATATTCTAACCTAGGAGTGATTGGAATGGGAAAGAAAAGTTCAGATCTTTATTCCACCACTACGGGCATTCGAATGCCCATTCTTAGAATGTGAAGAAGATGCACGCTTCTTATCCCTCAACTTCTTATCCATAGAGAGTCCTTCAGCCATTCTGCCAAGTTGAAATAATACAGTAAGAAAACTTATGGTGACATTAAACGTGCTACAAAACTAGAATATGGAAATACAGGGAAAAGTCAGAGTACTAAGACATACTTAGTTAATGCCATCCTGTTTGTGTAGTTGTTATCCACTATCTCAGGACGTCCAGTCTCTAGATCCAAAGTTCTAACGGGCTTATCCAACAATTCCTGCCCTTTCTTCACAAGATTCCTCAGGTTTGCTTCTGTACTGAGATCCATCTTTGCTTCACTTCCTTTTAATTGCCATTCCTACAGTATGAACCCACATATCTTAACCATacagaaaatgaaagaagaaatagGATCTATAGAATTATAAATCTAGAAATTTTTCATTTCAAAATAAAGTATTCGAAGCCATAAAAAAGACCTGGATTCTAAGATAATTTTCTTTGCAATGATGGAGCATCAAAGCTGTATGAATGTTGACCATGTCTGAACTTGCATTCATGATGGATTCTATCAGAGGTGTTCTTCCATCGTGAGTAATCCACTTCAAGCTTCCCCATGTCGCAGCCTTTTTTGCATCCCATTCAATACCGTCTTCTAATCCCGTTCCAAGAGAAAGCACAATAAAGTGGTCAATGTGTTTCTGCAAATAGAAAAACGAGGGTTACATATTTGCTCTTAATGTTTCCCGACATTGAGCTTTCATTTTATATGAGCTGTACAGACGTTTGGTTGTGTACAGATGAGATGTTTACTCTAAATTGAAACAAATAGTATCGAAATAAAATTAAATACCTTCTTGTCTTCGATTCTTGGATCCCGATGAACTGCTCGAGTGACTAGATTCATTGCTATCAAGGTCTGCATCATCAGTGAATTGTTATCAGCCCCTTATAATATATTCATgtcaaacaaaaataaaatcataacccATAATCATAATACAAGCATTACAGGATTGTTGGCTGCTACTCCTCCATCTACTAAGTTAAAAACTCTGGTTTCTCCATCGCTGGAATTTGTTGTAAACTGGTGAGATGGAAAATAGGTAGGAGCTGCAGTTGTGGAGAGGCATACGTCCATAAGATTTGGGTTCTTCAGCGGATCTACTTTCGCCTGCATATATTATAATGTATTAAGAATCCTTGTCTATAGCTCATTtgcatgattaaataatttaagatcatcctctaaaataaaataaatacctcATGGCTGGCGAAAATCGTGGGAAACTGCGTCTTGATATCGAAGGTGGGTATCACTAGGTTAGTTACCGTTTCAGCAAGATGTGTTTCGTGAAATTTCTCTTGTTTTAAGATTTCGACCAGATGTTTGCCATTGAATTTGGGACCGAAAATGCCGTGAAAAATATTCCATTTGCTACAAGTCCAATGCCAAGAGAATTTTTGCTTGAATAAACAAATATTACGATCACTTCCTATGTCTATAGGCAGAATGCAATACTAAGTTTAGCATAATACTATTAGCACTACTGACCTTGGCTGAGGAAATATGGAACTCGCATTCTTCAAGTAGAAATCTTCAATTTTCTGGGTACTAAAAGGACGCTTGTATTTGTGGTCATTTGGGTCTGGAGTAGCTAACATTGTGGTGATGAGACCTCCAGTGCTGGTACCCGCCATTATATTGAAATAATCTGCTAGTCTGGCATCTTCCCCATCCAATTTCTGAGAAAAACGAAGCATTTCAGTAATAGATTTGTGCAACTAAAACTATATAAATTGTGAAAGAATTTATATATACCTGCAACTGTTGCTCTAAGAATTTGAGTAATTGCACAGGAATAAGACCCCGGACTCCTCCTCCATCGACACTAAGGATTCTTGTACCCACGTCCCCCGAGACATCGATTGGAAGAATATCCTCGTTAGCCATTGAAAGAATGTATGGAGAAGTAGCCTCTAATAGGTACTCCAATTTATGAGGAAGTAATGTGAAGAGGAACTCAGCTAGGGCGTCAATATATAGATGGAGGTTATGAGCATTGGTATATACGAAAGCTAAATACACACATGTTAAATAATGCTTATCCATGATATCATAGGATGGTTTACGAGAAGCCGGAAAAACGTcaaaatcaaagcaatcaaacCACGTGGCCACCTCATCAGCTTTGTTATTAACGAAATTAGCCCATATATTTAATATTAGGTTGTGTTTCTCGTGCCATTAAACAATGCACAAGAGCTTCTTGTTGATTAGTTTGCTACCTAGTAGATGATTTCCCAAATAAACCTCTCGACTATTTTTAATTGGAAACACTTCTTTCGCTTATTTATTAGTTAAAAGGTATAAAGTACAAAGTAATTTTTCTTCGTGTTGTTGGTTAACACATTATTAGATTTAGTAAATGTAGAGAGTGTGCGTATATGAAAAATATGCAAGTTATTTTGAAAAGGGAAATAAAGATATAAGTGGGATTTAGTTTTATGATTAATCAATGATTGTCAAATGAGGAAGAATTTATGATTAGATTATGTATCTTCAAaaaatgatgtctttgatatctaTATTAGATTATATAACATGAAATTTGTATTATTTTTGTTCAAACTCAGCTAGCAAGATGGCATGCCATAAAGTATTAAGTGACATTccatttattttttaaaagaagCTTGGAATGTGCATATGATGTTAGTTTTGTCTTTCTACAAGCTAATGAACTTTCAAGCATAATACACATTGCAACCACATGCTCTACTCGTAACTTACAATTCCTTTGAATTCAATTCTTTCTTGCCAAGATAACACATTAGTGATACCTAGGATCAATACACACAACACTTAGCATGTTCATTTATTGCTAGAGCCCCTTAATTTTTGCCTATTTTCAATGTTAGCATAATAATGTGCATTCAATATTGATGTTCTTTCCTATCTCCATATCATCACTCCAAAATAGAACCTCTACTTCACTACATTAGCAGTTTCTAGTAGGACACACATATATGATTAATCATAATAGGGTATTCTAGTTAGGCATTTTATGATGACTTTTGGTATAGAGTTACTTCTTATTTGCCACATTTATCATTGCTTCctcttttgagaaaaaaaaaaattatggccAAATCCTCTATCCACCTATCCTTAATAGTTAGGACAACCTTTCCCTAAAATATCTCATTGTCATGGAATAAAAATATTAGACTCATCGAAGGAGAAGAACACATAGAAttatattcaatattttttatacCTTGACTTTATTTTCATGTTCTAAATTATCATCATTAGCTTCCATTTCATCTATCTCAATGTCATATAAATGATTTTCATTAATCTAGAATCTATTTTTAAGGTAGTAAATTTCATGGGTTCCTATTAGAATTGGCCTCTTCAACCTtgaatatgttttttttaaaattaaggtaAGTAGGGTTTTGAAAGGGCCCAAAACCTTGTATAGAGATAGCAACAAGAGCCTATAAATAACATACTCAAAAAAAAAAGCTAAAATAGAACAAGATcattaaaatagaaaaacaaggTGAAACATCAAGACTAACCAAAGCCTAAAATAGAATTACAAGACTTTGCATCCAAATGATTGGGATGTGGAGGAGAGTTTAACTTATGAAGGTCCTTTTTTCTCCTATGAACAACTATCCAAGACAACTTCAGAACTAAAATCTAATTCTATAGGACCATAGAAAATAAAAACCTCCTCAGAATATCTATTACATTTTACATCATCATTTTGAAGGATGAGGAGACAAAATAAACTTGGTGAGAACCTTAGAAATTGAACAGGGAGTGTCATtaggattgaagtcgtgcctcttaaacaagtcactggaaaataggttgctacattcattctcaactacatcatttgtcgctacAGTATTTCGATTTCCATCATCATCGATAAcaagcgtcccttcaaaaatcaagatgttcgtgaactttgtgatcgcttccatattacccatcatttctccacaccttattacccccaaggtaatggccaagttgaggtgtcaaataaaccattcttaaaatcctaaaagagACGGTTGATGAcactggccgcaattggcatatccaacttaatcctgcactttgggcttaccacacaagtgtctgcacacctacaggagccacaccttattcacttgtctacagcgctgaagctatcttgcctatcgaggtcgagttaccctctttatgattctctttgcaaaacattatcagtgatgaagactacaaggtctctcgcttataagaacttgaactattggatgaacgaaggcaAACTGCTTTTAACCGtcttaaggcttatcaacaacgaatgagtcgtagttacaatcatagggtgaagcctcgcacatttgaggtaggtgacttagttctcaaggaaaatcccaaaaGTCAGCAAGACAgtgagaagaagggcaagttcgaaccaaattggcttggtccttacatcattacagcagcctctggatctggtgcatattagatttcaactccagatggcaaacctttggaggatcctatcaatagcatgcaccttcgtaggttttacacatagctcttcagagtatcctaattcaaaaatacaaaaaaaataaaaaaattcaaaaatacaaaaaaatcataaaaaacataaaaaaatcattacttggtgaaaacctagcaaacaggcgccttgtgacacaaaaaaaaatcaaataataaaaaaaaaaagaaaaacattttgtccaacggtgaaaatcacttcggtggcgccctgggcaagtaccatggtgaaaaccaggtcaccgACATCGTGTGTAGAGACacttctcctccctccttcaggattccatttcatcctttcactttgtacactcacagcctattcgttcacaataaacttgcccattcccatcatggcttgtcattgatctacccaagattggttagccattcataataatccttcattttcacccttttccatccataataaatcagctcctatctgtggctaaggaaaatgctacgtctagtaatgggtgtggaactgagaacatcacatgttttgaggagtacagtttcttttagttttcttcagtctatccacgcacaatccacaataaagcaacatttgcatcgccaatccataataaagtttcgtcttctccgcaataaagtatcagtttcatggattcagtcagttttagataagACACAatagtaacaatgggcttcaacaaatcaaatctttcaacagactcagacaacattatggttcagtgctatctatccttttctgaaagtaaacattgtgaccacaatcaaatagacttatataagtgacaagagacactaaacttgaggactatagtggatgttggtgtcgagtcttggttttcttttgattttatcttttggtgacatgtcttttagcttttctgggatgtctctgactagagattttatctccaagatgtctttgactagaaaggcaaggatggggtatcatcacctatttttctttgttgtctgtggattgtctcttagtaatgctatgattgtccaaggatatgaggacactgtgagtctagtatgaactggggcattccttgtttgcaactgtctgatctccatgcaaatgagtacaatgaatttttgggtcaaacatatatctagattgtcataacctatttgccataataaagctcaatgatgataatgcacaagaagctctttcactttcctatcttctatcttccatccccctttcttgattgacctccatagtccttcttgattCCATGTAgcatgctatcacatgactgagtataataacacaccaaaaatatttgcatttcatgtagtttgcacatgCATTGCcatatattagcatttcatacatacatatagatatcacaattgcatcatatcctgcacacaacccatgttagcacattttatattctcatcatgtaaatagtcatttgcattatcatactcatactcatctgcatttcatacattcacattggcatagaatataaaaaacataaaaagaacaaaaatattgcatttcatcatatacatatttgcatccatatcataagcatcacatagaaacatacatcataagacgtatagaagcatcacataggtacacatgcatatagctactgcaaagatgaatcatttgatatatatataaaatcataagtgtcatgatacaatgatgtcaaaatcatatggctacaatcagcCGAAGGTGTctgcatcatcatacaaaaatggtataaAAATTGAtatatagggagccctctaaggctatgatgagctccctccctcagagccgctcgACCTCGACTGAATCTAagccttggaaggacccaccctaggatcatctctcctgcaacctctatctggtggtggtggaggacccatgaccccaccactagacgcatgTCTCTTGTCCCTCCCTCCGGTGGTTGtcattgtccgcgatggtctatggaagctcctagctcaTCGATCTGCTGGCACTACCCCTTAGTATAAGactctctagtagcctatctcctccccgactcatagaacataggcatatctagctctTGTGTCCTCTGCTGCATGTCTCCcttccctcagtgttgtctcagcctctgtatagtgttGGATGGcatatccctctcccgctccatatccctcagctgtctcttgaGCCTATCTCTCTCCCGctcgagatcctggatctcatctgcctatccctggcagatctccctcaaaacCAGTagcttgtcctcctcctctcccccctcaccttgTGGTTGCTCCTGTGGCTGCTCCTATGGCTGCCCCTGTACCTGGCCATATCCTTGTccttgtacctgtctgggaccttgCACTATTGGCACCTGTAATAGCAATCCACCTTTGCCCCTCACCATGTGAGCCtgtcgagcctgcctctcctctccaccctccctccgcaaagccactctcctctctcctactataccccgcctcctccatcggcctctacctctgccatctccatcatcatctccatcacctctgccatctccatctatcagctcccctagatctgtcaatcgtggaaacggatgctcttcccaatatgcagtatactctgcatccatccctgcatcctctatctccgCCCACATATCCCAAGAAaaaggcaccatctctaccagttgcatcactgcctgatctTAAGACAACAATGGCTCGAAGTACACCTGATCTCTCACTGTCTAAGCATATATCctagaaccccgtggcatccattgAATCCTACCAAACTATCTGCCCACTCTATCAACCAATTCCCTCTCAAGAACATATGGCATCCatccaatcagatacctgctcctaaacacatatggcagcttcgttgcgtcatcctcccactcctcgtacTCTTGGTACGGCCTCCATACTACATTGttaatctcatcaatgaccctgcactggtactctaatctcccaatctacagctgagatgtaatcatgtcatacagatgcacaaaattgtgcccatggcccctacctctgaaatgaatCAGTCATGTCACTGgcaaatgctcatatgcccacacctacaatagtgtaactctgcagcccaatcctgctaatccatggtatacaaactgatgcagctcataatacaaatttGCTAgcagacacggtccccatgcaaatttggtatgttgtgtcaccaatgtctccagtgtactcccccagcccacagccaatcctcgtgtcTCCCTATCTGGaaagaggaacccactaatcactcctgccagtactgctGATAGTGCTAATCCAGTctgtgtcatcatgtcccatgccacgtgtccatccctcatctccaatctcggatcctggaacactcatttTAGTGCATCCTTGTCTTCGTCTCCATTGTAGGGAACTAACTCCCAATCGATCGGTATCcatagtatcctatatacatcctctaaggtgactgtcatctcacccattggcaaatgaaaactacaagtctctgagtgccatctctcagctaaagcagtcagtaaccccatgttcacccgaaactcaggcacatacagaatatgtcgcaagcccataacctcaatcattgctctatcctcaaatgtcagctctgctcacaaactctaagtcgatgggaatctctctcgtgactccagcataggtaggtactcctgcagtcaagcaaatcaactgtgtcaatcatagtggcattccctgttcatcacaaaatgctgctttttatcctaaGTGCTCATggaactctatcctagtgacactcactattcatcacaaagtgttgttgtttatcctagtggtactccccgttcatcacaaagtactacatatttttgcactccctattcatcacaaagtgttgctctttttagtactccctgttcatcacaaagtactatgtttttgtactccctgttcatcacaaagtgcctcgatctattctATCCTAGAGCCTctgcttgagtgcatcctcttgagtagtttcctaattggcaacatatgttctatcacagaattgtttatcctagccctatctgctattctaagtcttccttagaggacctgcttgagtgtatcctctcagcagcttatccaatcgacaacgtatgttcatcacagaattgtcgatttggcctagaagacacaaacacacttttatgacataaacacgcttacatactgcacatacgcGCCTGCTCTACACAAACATGCCTGCAATACATAGATCTGCCTCTGCTCTACAAAGACGCGCCCACATAACACAAATGTGCCTACACAACATAGACGCGCTCGCATTTGACACAAACACCTTttcaaacatagacgcgcctggcacaaacatagacgcgcctggcaccagcatagacatgccttagcatttttttttccctatttgacatacctaaatgcgcatttattacctaCTTggtatgcatttatgacaacatttattgcgacaaagtacaaggaggttttgcagtactcactggctctcctgcatctgctggcctctgaaatcggtgaatgtgatcgaatctatgaactaatgccatcgttgctgactgctgacTACTCTtggctctctctgcactctgatctcttaggtgtgtcgATGACAATGAGTATGTTTTACCTCATAGTCTATCCTATAGACTACCCTTGCCCTAGCCCTAGCcatcgtttcccaagtcagtcttctttatctcgtgattctgtcactctatcctatccgatcagtccattctagcctttctcttttattgagagattgtctgcgatcttttcagacattttcatccaatctctcgagggggcatatcattcccatcttggggcaactttgtatcagttcatattatcttctttgaaacaacacgacaagctgcattgtctcaaagaggggcaaaatgtaaacacctaaaattgtccagtttaattaaataaatatctttatttatttaattatttttagcctaattcttctattaattgaataaatctttatttatttaattaattcacttatcatcttctagccttatttctcattttacatttatttatttaaatcatccttttcctaaattaaataaatacttttatttatttaattgatcccacttcctctattaattaaataaatctttatttatttaattaattcattatccttttctacccatgacacatgtcattcatctcttaattcctacactacctaccctctcattattttcttatttcttttacctaccctctaatcatagctgaccgtttatcttttacacctctcaatcttatccctccatttcttatagtgtcttctatataaggagatgcttccttcattatcaaccttgatCTGTTGACTTCCCAAatatgctttcaaactttcatatccaatcaagtctacttgcaaccacatttccgttctttgttgagctcttgtgcactcataaaatctgagagcaaatatatcaagcaagatcaatggagataggaagaatcgagatctaaaccctattggacatgtgatggtataatctttgtgatttcatttgatttgctttgtcttaggtaatcttcatatgttatggtggatctttgttgttgttaggctagggttttgtggttgaattcatttagtctttcaatattgttgttatccattttcaccatatacaggtcgAACAAAATTTTCAGTCATAGAAAGAGATTTACAATGAACAAGAAGAGGATTTTCCACTCTAAATCATCAAACTTGTGAGAAAAAACATCAAGGTACATATTAAGATGCTTAAGAAGATATTTCTTCCACTAGGTTGAAGAAGACCTCTTATGAGAGTCAAAGGAACAACCAAATGTCAAGTGCCTAATAGAAAAATAATGCTTGCAACAAAAAGGTATAccttaattattaataatataggTCCAATACTAGTTATTAAACTATAAGAAAACCTCTGCACAAAAGGCCTTTGACAAATaaaatttcaccaaaacacaagcaTAAGAACTATGCATAATTTTTTATAAGATATGTCAACCTTCAAGAAATGGCCAATAGCATTACTAGTGACTTCATATTCATTAGAATGCTAAAACATATAAGGGGAGATAAGGTAATATCACCTAAATAGGTGTTAAATATATTACCTCCTACAAAGGATTAAAAGAAGGGGACCTACGTCACATCAAATTGGGGTGTAAATCACACATCTAGACACCATCATCAAGAATAGCATGTCTAACCTTATAGGAGTAAAAACTaacaatgaaaaaacctttagctAAAGGGTAAATATCAAACCTACCCTTAATCAAGTGTGACCACTTTCTAGAAATTCAAGAGTGACGATTTGGGAGAGAAGGCCAAAAATGGTTGAACTTGCAAATCAAACCCCTACACTAAATGTAAGACTTGATCAAGCACAACTTGCCCCAATAGCACAATAAGAGTAGAACTAGCACAAAGAAGAGGAACCTTATGTAATGTGTAGGAAAATGGAAAGCCTTAC contains the following coding sequences:
- the LOC131859642 gene encoding patatin-like protein 2, whose translation is MANEDILPIDVSGDVGTRILSVDGGGVRGLIPVQLLKFLEQQLQKLDGEDARLADYFNIMAGTSTGGLITTMLATPDPNDHKYKRPFSTQKIEDFYLKNASSIFPQPSKWNIFHGIFGPKFNGKHLVEILKQEKFHETHLAETVTNLVIPTFDIKTQFPTIFASHEAKVDPLKNPNLMDVCLSTTAAPTYFPSHQFTTNSSDGETRVFNLVDGGVAANNPVMLTLIAMNLVTRAVHRDPRIEDKKKHIDHFIVLSLGTGLEDGIEWDAKKAATWGSLKWITHDGRTPLIESIMNASSDMVNIHTALMLHHCKENYLRIQEWQLKGSEAKMDLSTEANLRNLVKKGQELLDKPVRTLDLETGRPEIVDNNYTNRMALTKMAEGLSMDKKLRDKKRASSSHSKNGHSNARSGGIKI